The following are encoded together in the Tamandua tetradactyla isolate mTamTet1 chromosome 14, mTamTet1.pri, whole genome shotgun sequence genome:
- the LOC143655387 gene encoding LOW QUALITY PROTEIN: olfactory receptor 4K17-like (The sequence of the model RefSeq protein was modified relative to this genomic sequence to represent the inferred CDS: substituted 1 base at 1 genomic stop codon), whose amino-acid sequence MEKFNQSQVSQFILLGLTSSQHIQFFLFPLFSIIYVAAVLGNLLIVITVYSTPNLNTPMYFLLGNLSFVVTTLASFATPKMIVNLIKKHKTISFAGXFTQIFLLHLLGGVKMVLLVSVAYDRYVAICKPLHYMTIMKKKVCASLVVASWLLGLLHSGLQIPFVVSLPFCGPNVVDSIFCDLPLVTKLVCIDKYFVQIVIVANSGMISLSCFTILLISYSLILIIIKNHSSSGQSKAQSTLTAHITVVILFFGPCIFIYIWPFSNHSVDKFLAVFYTIVTPILNPIIYTLRNREMKSAMKKLWSAFGTPNK is encoded by the coding sequence ATGGAGAAATTCAATCAGTCTCAAGTGTCACAATTCATTTTGCTAGGACTCACAAGTTCACAGCATattcagttttttctctttccactcttCTCTATTATCTATGTAGCTGCAGTTTTAGGGAACCTTCTCATTGTTATCACAGTGTATTCTACCCCAAACCTgaacacacccatgtactttctCCTTGGGAACCTCTCCTTTGTGGTTACGACCCTTGCTTCTTTTGCCACACCTAAGATGATTGTGAACTTGATTAAAAAGCATAAGACCATTTCCTTTGCTGGATGATTTACTCAGATCTTTCTCCTTCACTTACTGGGTGGGGTTAAAATGGTACTGTTGGTCTCCGTGGCATATGACAGGTATGTGGCCATTTGTAAGCCCCTACACTACATGACCATCATGAAGAAGAAAGTGTGTGCTTCATTGGTAGTGGCCTCATGGCTCTTAGGTCTTCTTCACTCAGGGCTTCAGATACCTTTTGTTGTGAGCCTGCCATTCTGTGGTCCTAATGTGGTGGACAGCATTTTCTGTGACCTTCCTCTGGTTACTAAGCTTGTCTGTATAGATAAATACTTTGTACAGATTGTCATTGTTGCCAATAGTGGAATGATATCCCTGAGCTGTTTCACAATTTTACTTATCTCCTACAGCcttattctcattatcattaaGAACCATTCTTCTAGTGGGCAGTCCAAAGCTCAATCTACTTTGACTGCTCATATTACAGTGGTAATTCTCTTCTTTGGCCCATGCATTTTCATCTATATCTGGCCCTTCAGCAACCATTCTGTGGATAAGTTCCTTGCTGTATTTTATACCATTGTCACTCCTATCTTGAATCCAATTATCTACACTttgagaaacagagaaatgaagtCAGCCATGAAGAAACTCTGGAGTGCTTTTGGAACTCCAAACAAGTGA